From the Solanum stenotomum isolate F172 chromosome 4, ASM1918654v1, whole genome shotgun sequence genome, one window contains:
- the LOC125861530 gene encoding uncharacterized protein LOC125861530, with amino-acid sequence MRIDLIIDADQKRDAKRDKSLASKVSQSENPEIDENMGYFTHRFQKIMSERGGFMKKENHDSATSSSEVCYKCDQPGHSIRDCPMHKVDHKEYLKTEEGTHKKGDRSVTRQVKEKLFSRR; translated from the coding sequence ATGAGGATAGATCTGATTATTGATGCTGATCAAAAGAGAGATGCAAAAAGAGATAAATCACTTGCTTCCAAGGTGTCACAAAGTGAAAACcctgaaatagatgagaacatGGGCTATTTCACTCACAGATTTCAAAAAATCATGAGTGAACGTGGAGGTTTcatgaagaaagaaaatcatgacAGTGCTACAAGCTCTAGTGAAGTGTGTTACAAGTGTGATCAACCAGGTCACTCCATTAGAGACTGTCCTATGCATAAAGTTGACCACAAGGAATATCTTAAGACCGAAGAAGGTACACACAAAAAGGGGGACAGGTCTGTGACAAGACAAGTAAAAGAGAAGCTTTTTTCTAGGCGATGA